The sequence CTCACTCAGATGGACATCTTAACCGACAAATATTTATAGTAGCGTGCCCAATTCCTCCTGCTATGGCGGACTCAATGGGGCAGTTAAAGCGGTTGCTGAGCTATCTGCGGGAACACAAACTCCACTTCATGGCTGGCTTAGTTATAGTTCTTCTCATGTCTTACACGAACGGAGTAATCCCTGTCCTCATAAGGGAGGCGATAGACGGGGGCATAGTGACTGGAAAATACCGCGTGGCAGTCCGCTACGCCCTCCTTGTCCTCTTCGTAGGGATTCTAAACGGAGCCTTCAGCTTCAGTGGTAGGTATCTGCTCGTCAAGGCGGCCCAGCACGCAGTTTACCACCTCAGAATGGACGCATTCAGAGCGATCCAGAGGCATAGAATGGAATTCTTTGACAAAACCTACTCCGGCCAGCTCATAAGCAGGATAACGAACGACACCGAAAGGATAACGCGCTTTCTCTCATTCCGCGTGAGGATGTTCGTTTATTCCGTCTTTCTCATCATCGTCTCGCTCTATTACATGGCCAGGATGAACGTTGCCCTCACGGGAGTGGCCCTCGTGACCATAGCGGTTGTGGTTGCCCTCAACACGACCTACGCGAGGAAGGTACGGCCCATCTACGATAAAATAAGGCACCAGACGGGCGTTGTTGCGTCGGTCTCAACGGGCAGCATAGCCGGGGTGAAGACGATTAAAGCCCTCTCCGTCGAGGAGCACATCCAGGGGAAGTTTGAGAAAGAGAACGAAGAGCTCTACTCCCTCAACGTCGAAGCGACCAAAATCACGGCCCTCTACGGCAACGCGCCCTTCCTCGTGATGGGAATCGCCATGAGCGCGATGCTCTACTACGGCGGGAGGGCGATAATGGCTGGAGCACTGACCGTTGGCGAGCTGACTGCCTTTCTCACCTACATGCTCACGATGACCTGGCCGCTTAGGGCGCTGGGCTTCACCATCGGCGACATCCAGAGGAGTTTGGCGGCAGCATCGAGGCTCTTCGAGGTCATAGACTCCGCCCCGGCAGAGGTTGACCCCCCTGATGCCGTGGAGCTTGAGAACCCGCGCGGGGAAATCGAGTTCCGCGACGTCTGGCTGACCTACCACACAGGAAAGACCGTGCTCAAGGGCCTGAACCTCAAAATAAGGCCCGGCGAGAAGGTTTTAATAACCGGCCCTCCCGGCTCCGGGAAGAGCACCCTCCTCAAGCTGATAGCGCGCTTCTACGAGCCGGACAAGGGACAGGTTCTGATTGACGGCGTTGATGTGAGGAAGATAAAAACTTCATGCCTTAGGAAGATAGTCGCCTACGTTCCGCAGGAGCCCTTCATCTTTAACCGGAGTTTGAGGGAGAACATAGCCCTCGCAAAGCCCGACGCGAGTATGGAAGAAATCGAGAGAGCCGCTAAGATAGCGAAAATCCACGACTTCATAGCCTCCCTCCCCGAAGGCTACGACACCGTTGTCGGCGAGAAGGGTGTGACACTCTCCGGCGGGCAGAGACAGCGCATAGCCCTGGCGAGGGCCCTCCTCCTTGAGCCGAAGATACTGCTCCTCGACGACCCCGTTTCAAACCTCGACGCAGAGACCGAGAAGAGGCTCGTTGAAGACCTTAGAGGAATCCTTGAGGGCAAGACCGCGGTGATAGTATCCCAGAGGCTCTCGATGGCCAAGCTGGCCGACAGGGCCATCGTGATGAAGGACGGCCAGATCGTTGAGGACGGGAAGCCGGAGGAGCTCGCAAAGAAGGGCGGACTCTTCAGCGAGATGCTCGGCAGGGGTGGTTGGAATGGAGAGTAACACGGGCAAGTCTTCGCTCTCGCTCCTCAGGAGGTTCATCGGGGAGGCCCTCTCCCACAGGCGGACGCTCGCGGTGGTCGTCTTCAGCATATTCGGCTCCGCCCTGGCAACCCTGGCACCGCCCTACATCCTCAGCGTGGCTATTGATAAGTACATCCTCCCAGGCAACTACGGGCGTTTCTGGGTCATTGCGCTCCTCTACCTGCTCTCCCTCGTTGCCGGGTGGTTCTTCGCGACGCTCCAGACATTCTACATCGAGGTATTTGGCCAGAAAGTCCTCCGCGACCTCAGGGCGAGGCTCCACGAGAAAGTCCTCCGCTCGAGCCTCGACTTCTTCAAGGACAAGTCCACGGGCGACCTCGTGTCGAGGATAGTGAACGACACCGGAATCGTCAACGACGTCCTCGTTTCCGGCCTTCTCGGGAGCCTTGGGAGCCTCCTCAGCCTCATCGGCATAATAACCGCCATGTTCCTGCTGGACGTCAGGCTTACCCTCGTTACCCTCGCGAGCGTCCCGCTGATGGTGCTCGTTGCCTACTACTTCGGTGGGAAGATGAGGAAGGCCTACAGGGAGACGAGGCAGAAGATAGCGAAGATATCGAGCGTCGTTGAGGAGAGCGTCGCGGGAATTGAGACGATA is a genomic window of Thermococcus guaymasensis DSM 11113 containing:
- a CDS encoding ABC transporter ATP-binding protein, whose protein sequence is MADSMGQLKRLLSYLREHKLHFMAGLVIVLLMSYTNGVIPVLIREAIDGGIVTGKYRVAVRYALLVLFVGILNGAFSFSGRYLLVKAAQHAVYHLRMDAFRAIQRHRMEFFDKTYSGQLISRITNDTERITRFLSFRVRMFVYSVFLIIVSLYYMARMNVALTGVALVTIAVVVALNTTYARKVRPIYDKIRHQTGVVASVSTGSIAGVKTIKALSVEEHIQGKFEKENEELYSLNVEATKITALYGNAPFLVMGIAMSAMLYYGGRAIMAGALTVGELTAFLTYMLTMTWPLRALGFTIGDIQRSLAAASRLFEVIDSAPAEVDPPDAVELENPRGEIEFRDVWLTYHTGKTVLKGLNLKIRPGEKVLITGPPGSGKSTLLKLIARFYEPDKGQVLIDGVDVRKIKTSCLRKIVAYVPQEPFIFNRSLRENIALAKPDASMEEIERAAKIAKIHDFIASLPEGYDTVVGEKGVTLSGGQRQRIALARALLLEPKILLLDDPVSNLDAETEKRLVEDLRGILEGKTAVIVSQRLSMAKLADRAIVMKDGQIVEDGKPEELAKKGGLFSEMLGRGGWNGE